The stretch of DNA CAAGTAAACAAAGAGCATCGCTACATCAAAGATCAAAATCACAAAATCAGCCGAAAGATCGTGAATATGGCGATCGAAGAACACGTATCGGTCATCAAGATCGAGAAGTTGACGAATATTCGCCATACGACAAGAACAAGTCGTAAAAACGCTAAAAATCTGCATAACTGGTCGTTCTATCAATTGCAAATGTTTATAGCGTATAAAGCCGCTTTGGCAGGCATGTTTGTTTTACATAATTAAACTACTGACGAGGGAGATGGCTTGTGAGAACGAAAAAGGCAATAGCGTATTTCTGTATGCTGCTCATGCTGGTCCAGACCTCTACAGTCGGCTACGGCCGAGTCGGGATGGCTTCGGCTGCAGCCGGGGACACACCGCCAGAACATAGAATAACGCAGATGGTCCCTTCCAAAGCCCGATTTGCTCCGGGTCAATCCGCCGAACTGATTCTGACGCTGGATCAATCCGCCGCCTGGAGCGGCAAGCTTCACCTGCAAATTTATCAATTGAACACCTTGGTGGCGGAAGGCGAAAAGGATTTGACAGTGCAAAAAGACGGAAGCGCCGAGCTGAAAATCGATTGGAATCCGCCGGCCGGCGATTTTAAGGGCTATATGGCCAAGGCTTGGATTGAGGGAGCGGCGGCTGATGATTATGTGACCGCAGCGATCGACGTTTCCAGTGATTGGACTCATTTTCTGAGATACGGCTATGTGGCCGATTTTCCGAAGGAGACGGCAGCAGAGAGTGATGCGAAACTTAAAGAGCTCTCCCAGGAGTATTATATCAATGCCTACCAGTTCTATGATTGGATGTGGCGGCATGACGTATCCGTCTACTCGAAGACCGACGAGAACGGAAAGCCGCTGCTTGATACAAACGGACGCTTCATTACAGCACCGGTGGATGAGAATTCGAGCTATACCGATCTGCTCGGGCGGCTCCTGTTCCCACTGACCATCAAGCAATCCGTGTCGGCCGCGCAAAAGTACGGCTCTGCGGCAATGGCTTACGAAATGAACTATGCCGCGCGCGAGAATTATCAGGACTTCGGCGTCAAGCCGGAGTGGGGACTGTATAACAAAACAGCGACCGAAACCAGAACCCCGGAAAAGGATCAGGTCGGCTTTAATTTCGACGGGGTGAAGCCGCATCCGACGGCGCTTTACCTGCAGGACCCCGGAAATCCGGAATGGCAGTCTTACATCACGAAGCAGTATGTCCGGGCCATCAACGATTATGGCTTTGACGGCATTCATCTGGACCAGTGGGGTGCCAACGACAATGATTATTTGCTTGGCTACGACGGAACGAAGCGTTACTACTCGAAGGATTTTGATAAAATCATCAATGCGGCCAAAGACGCTCTTAAGGCGAACAATGCGAACAAAAGTCACGTAACCTTAAATATGGTAGGAGGCAATAAAGGCTACAGTGCGGTGCCGAATCCGAATACGAAGACCGACTTCGATTATAGCGAAATCTGGCAGGATCAGGACAAGTACAAGGATCTTCAGCAGGTTGTGGGTGAGACTCGCGAAGCCGACGGCGGCAAGGCGATGGTTATCGCCGGCTATATGAATTACAAGGAGGCGACCGGCGTTCAATACAACGGTTCCGAGGCGAAAGCGGTGCCGCCTTTGGTCCTGGATAAAGATACAA from Paenibacillus sophorae encodes:
- a CDS encoding IS200/IS605 family accessory protein TnpB-related protein, encoding MGKLKKLSAIRKQVNKEHRYIKDQNHKISRKIVNMAIEEHVSVIKIEKLTNIRHTTRTSRKNAKNLHNWSFYQLQMFIAYKAALAGMFVLHN